The following proteins are encoded in a genomic region of bacterium:
- a CDS encoding HEPN domain-containing protein yields MSTRQKEEIKREAMKDITELSQEYLEGAKEVLEKKRIRLAIDAAYNSAELATKALILLKQDDLPGSYGGVVTLFGRLYIKTNEVALEIGHKLNIALRIRNEARYKPNALLTKENAQEVIGLAEDLIKFILRKINATIFNSR; encoded by the coding sequence AGAAGAAATAAAAAGAGAGGCGATGAAGGATATAACAGAGCTCTCACAAGAATATCTGGAGGGAGCAAAAGAGGTTTTAGAGAAAAAAAGGATACGTCTGGCAATAGATGCGGCATACAACTCTGCTGAGCTAGCAACAAAGGCACTCATCCTTTTAAAACAAGATGACCTACCAGGAAGTTATGGCGGTGTAGTCACTTTGTTTGGTCGTCTATATATAAAAACAAACGAAGTAGCACTAGAGATAGGTCATAAGTTAAATATTGCTTTAAGGATAAGAAACGAGGCAAGGTATAAACCAAATGCATTATTAACTAAGGAGAATGCACAAGAGGTTATAGGCTTAGCTGAAGATTTAATAAAGTTCATCTTAAGAAAAATAAATGCTACGATTTTTAACAGCAGGTGA